The sequence CGGCGGGGAGGAGAACGACCTTCGCGGCGCGGCCAGGCTCTACCTGGACCACTATCTGTCGGAGACATCCTTTATCGACTCGATTGCGGGCCAGCCCGTGCAATCTCTCCGTAAGCCGACCATCTACGACGGCCACATTGCCATCTGCACGAGCGATCTTCAGCCGCATATCAACAAGGTCTTCGGCCACAACCTCTCGCTCAAGGCCGTGGCATCGATGCTGGCCGCCGTCGGCGCCGCTAACACCCGCATCCGGGGCTCGCAGTTCCGGGATCAGAGCCGCTGGCTGCTGCCACAAGACGAATTTCCGCCATCCCGCTACCTCGCCGCCGAACAGAAGGAGGAGGAACATGCAGCCCGCGCGTGAGGTCGAAGGGGCGCTTGAAAGCATCGGTGAGCGCGACCATACGGCGACGGCCGAGTACCGGATCTTCGGCCCCCCGGGAACGGGGAAAACGACGAATCTGAGCCGTCAGATCCGTCGTGCGGTGGATCGCTTCGGGCCCGATTCGGTGCTGGTGACGAGTTTCACGCGCGCGGCGGCGGCGGAACTCGCCGGTCGCGACCTGCCCATCAGACAAGACCGCATCGGCACGCTGCACTCCCACTGTTGGCGGGCGCTGGATGGGCCGGCGATTGCCGAAACGCAGGTCGAGGAATGGAATCGCTCGCGCCCGAACCTGCGCATCAGTCCGCTCAAGAGGCAGCAGGCGCTTGATGGGGAATCGGGCGCCGATGATTCGTCCATGCGCGCCAGCGATGGCGATCGCTGGCTCCAGGAGTTGAGCCGCTGCCGCGGCATGATGTTGCCGGAGGCGGCCTGG is a genomic window of Dehalococcoidia bacterium containing:
- a CDS encoding ATP-dependent helicase, which gives rise to MQPAREVEGALESIGERDHTATAEYRIFGPPGTGKTTNLSRQIRRAVDRFGPDSVLVTSFTRAAAAELAGRDLPIRQDRIGTLHSHCWRALDGPAIAETQVEEWNRSRPNLRISPLKRQQALDGESGADDSSMRASDGDRWLQELSRCRGMMLPEAAWPAAVRSFARRWTEYKQSLGLLDFCDLIETALREIPFAPGQPSVIFADEAQDLNRMQLSLVRKWGERAQYFILAADDDQTIYSWTGATPDAVLDPEIPEDHKIILKQSYRVPRSVHSLAQRLIQQVGRRQPKDYRPCPADGECHHLSLG